In one Populus nigra chromosome 12, ddPopNigr1.1, whole genome shotgun sequence genomic region, the following are encoded:
- the LOC133669312 gene encoding protein THYLAKOID FORMATION1, chloroplastic isoform X2: MTAITSLSFSAVNQSSSERNTFVSSLASRNLSFEGFRIRSVFSCHYVGVKASNSTSRTAIHCMSTSTDVPPTVSETKSNFLKAYKRPIPSIYNTVLQELIVQQHLMRIDAKKLEEWARAQTHSSLVDFSSKEGEIEGILKGIAERAASGNFSYSRFFAVGLFRLLELSNASEPTVLEKLCSALNINKRSVDRDLDVYRGLLSKLVQAKELLKEYVDREKKKQEERAESQKANEIVAKCLGDPQVVGQ, translated from the exons ATGACTGCCATTACTAGCCTATCGTTCTCTGCTGTAAACCAATCTTCTAGTGAGCGAAACACTTTCGTGTCCTCTTTAGCGTCGCGTAATTTAAGTTTTGAAGGTTTTCGAATTCGGTCGGTTTTTTCGTGTCACTATGTTGGCGTTAAAGCTTCGAATTCGACTTCTCGTACGGCTATTCATTGCATGTCCACTTCCACTG ATGTACCACCAACGGTATCCGAGACAAAGTCCAATTTCTTAAAGGCGTATAAGAGACCGATCCCGAGTATCTATAATACTGTTTTGCAGGAGTTGATAGTACAACAACATTTGATGAG AATTGATGCTAAAAAGCTGGAAGAATGGGCTCGGGCTCAGACTCATAGTTCATTGGTTGACTTTTCATCTAAGGAAGGAGAAATTGAGGGGATATTAAAGGGCATTGCAGAAAGAGCTGCGAGTGGGAATTTCAGCTACAGCCGTTTCTTTGCTGTTGGGTTATTTCGTCTTCTTGAGCTATCAAATGCAAGTGAACCAACAGTACTAGAAAAG CTTTGTTCGGCACTAAACATCAATAAAAGAAGTGTGGATCGGGACCTTGATGTATATCGAGGCCTTCTTTCTAAATTGGTTCAAGCGAAAGAGTTACTGAAGGAGTATGTAGATAG ggaaaagaagaaacaagaagAACGTGCAGAATCACAGAAGGCTAATGAGATTGTAGCAAAATGTTTGGGAGATCCCCAAGTTGTAGGACAGTAG
- the LOC133669209 gene encoding uncharacterized protein LOC133669209 → MSTSRKAWIVTVLSIGAVKALKDQGFCRWTYTVRSLHQHAKNNMRSTPQAKKLSSSMASSKLRKSSQSEEYLRKAMYLGCWGPY, encoded by the coding sequence atgagCACATCAAGAAAGGCTTGGATTGTGACAGTACTTAGCATTGGTGCTGTAAAGGCATTGAAGGACCAGGGCTTTTGCAGATGGACCTACACCGTAAGATCATTACACCAACATGCCAAGAATAACATGAGGTCAACACCTCAGGCCAAGAAGCTTTCTTCTTCTATGGCTTCAAGCAAATTGAGGAAATCAAGCCAATCCGAGGAGTATTTGAGGAAAGCCATGTACTTGGGTTGCTGGGGTCCGTATTAA
- the LOC133669311 gene encoding diacylglycerol kinase 5-like, whose product MEGTLTTDSVSDSDFLKEFYIPNYILVPDSKSDSTPPPQLPQCPVLVFINSKSGGQLGADLLKTYSALLNENQVFDLGKEAPDLVLRRIYLNLEKLKSNDEFAAKIQEKLRIIVAGGDGTAGWLLGVVCDLKLSHPLPIATMPLGTGNNLPFAFGWGKKNPGTDVQAVMAFMKKVKNAKEMKIDNWHILMRMRAPKEGSCDPIAPLELPHSLHAVHRVSPTDELNMEGYTTFRGGFWNYFSMGMDAQVSYAFHSERKLHPEKFKNQLINQSTYAKLGCTQGWFLASLYHPSSRNIAHLATVKIMKKTGQWEKLHVPNSIRSIVCLNLPSFSGGLNPWGTPNSNKRHDRGLTPPFVDDGLIEVVGFRDAWHGLVLLAPNGHGTRLAQAHRIRFEFHKGGADHTFMRIDGEPWKQPLPSDDDNTVLVEISHLGQVNMLATDDCRSKSVNDPLSPSCHDADKDSDEEDSVLAEEFRKFGAADTFRIPDEVDISHLS is encoded by the exons ATGGAGGGTACATTGACGACGGATTCGGTTTCAGATTCGGATTTCCTTAAGGAATTTTATattcctaattacattttggtTCCTGATTCGAAATCCGATTCCACTCCTCCACCTCAACTGCCTCAGTGTCCGGTCCTGGTTTTTATCAATTCCAAAAGTGGTGGTCAGCTTGGTGCAGATCTTTTAAAGACTTATTCTGCCCTTCTTAATGAAAATCAG GTTTTTGATTTGGGGAAGGAAGCGCCGGATTTGGTGTTGCGGAGGATTTATTTGAATTTGGAGAAATTGAAATCTAATGATGAATTTGCTGCTAAAATTCAAGAGAAATTGCGAAttatt GTTGCTGGTGGAGATGGAACAGCTGGATGGCTTCTTGGTGTTGTTTGCGATCTTAAATTATCGCATCCGCTGCCGATTGCTACTATGCCCCTGGGGACCGGAAACAATCTTCCGTTCGCGTTTGGTTGG GGAAAGAAGAATCCAGGAACGGATGTTCAGGCTGTGATGGCTTTTATGAAGAAAGTAAAGAATGCCAAGGAAATGAAAATAGACAA CTGGCATATTCTCATGAGGATGAGAGCTCCTAAAGAAGGTTCCTGTGATCCCATTGCACCTCTTGAACTACCACATTCTCTGCATGCAGTTCACCGCGTTTCTCCAACAGATGAGCTCAACATG GAAGGTTATACCACATTTCGTGGGGGATTCTGGAACTACTTTAGTATGG GCATGGATGCCCAAGTGTCATATGCATTTCATTCTGAGCGGAAGTTGCAtcctgaaaaattcaaaaatcagttGATTAATCAG AGTACTTATGCAAAGCTTGGTTGTACACAAGGATGGTTTTTAGCTTCTCTTTATCACCCTTCTTCAAG GAACATAGCGCACCTTGCTACAGTAAAGATCATGAAGAAGACTGGTCAATGGGAAAAGCTTCATGTACCTAACAG CATTAGGTCAATTGTATGCCTTAACTTGCCCAGCTTTTCTGGTGGACTAAACCCATGGGGGACACCAAATAGCAACAAACGACATGAC AGAGGCTTGACTCCACCTTTTGTTGATGATGGACTTATCGAGGTTGTTGGTTTTAGAGACGCTTGGCATGGGCTTGTTTTGCTTGCTCCAAATGGACATGGAACTCGTCTTGCAcag GCACACAGAATCCGCTTCGAGTTTCACAAAGGTGGCGCTGACCACACATTCATGAGAATTGACGGGGAACCCTGGAAGCAACCGCTACCATCCGATGATGATAATACTGTGTTGGTAGAAATCTCTCATCTTGGCCAAGTCAACATGCTTGCCACCGATGATTGCAGGTCTAAAAGTGTCAACGATCCTTTATCGCCATCCTGTCATGATGCAGACAAAGACAGTGACGAGGAGGACTCGGTACTAGCCGAAGAGTTTAGGAAATTTGGCGCAGCTGATACATTCAGGATCCCAGATGAAGTTGACATTTCTCATCTCAGTTAA
- the LOC133668909 gene encoding transcription factor MYB41-like — MGRAPCCDKNGLKKGPWTPEEDQKLTAYIQLQGPGNWRSLPKNAGLQRCGKSCRLRWTNYLRPDIKRGRFSFEEEETIIQLHSILGNKWSAIAARLPGRTDNEIKNYWNTHIRKRLLRNGIDPVTHASRLDLLDVSSILSSALCNPSSLLTLSTLVGNTQALLNPDIFRLSTTLSSLKQENSDLFLQQLQENQLCSSLLQNQAIPTLSSQSNQFQNQAELIPACTTTTSTGTFLNQTTVPLMLANVEGFSPNTTSTFSCQNSQENLMPLNEGLVSQPNFYCNSTTTTNPTVPELEEYSGFQSANNGYQNFSIDSVISTRLMSPDPLNSPSTYVNSSSTEDDRECYSSLLKFEIPESFDIDDFL; from the exons ATGGGAAGAGCACCTTGCTGTGACAAAAATGGACTCAAGAAAGGTCCTTGGACTCCTGAAGAAGATCAAAAGCTCACCGCTTATATTCAACTTCAGGGACCTGGAAACTGGCGTTCCCTCCCCAAAAATgctg GGCTCCAAAGGTGTGGAAAGAGCTGTCGTCTTCGTTGGACAAACTACCTGAGGCCTGATATCAAGAGAGGAAGATTTtcatttgaagaagaagagactaTAATTCAACTTCACAGTATTTTGGGAAACAA gtGGTCAGCTATAGCAGCTCGTTTACCAGGAAGAACTGACAatgaaatcaagaattattGGAACACTCATATAAGGAAAAGGTTGCTTAGAAATGGAATTGATCCAGTGACTCATGCCTCACGTCTTGATCTTCTTGACGTATCCTCTATTCTGAGTTCAGCTTTGTGTAACCCATCATCACTACTCACCCTGTCAACCTTGGTGGGCAATACTCAAGCCCTACTAAATCCTGATATTTTTAGACTATCGACCACTCTATCATcgttgaaacaagaaaattcagaCCTGTTTTTGCAGCAACTACAAGAAAACCAGCTTTGCAGCTCACTGTTACAAAACCAAGCTATCCCTACATTATCGTCACAATCTAACCAGTTTCAGAATCAAGCTGAATTAATTCCTGCTTGCACTACTACTACATCTACTGGCACATTTCTAAACCAAACAACAGTACCACTCATGCTAGCAAATGTGGAAGGGTTTTCACCGAATACAACAAGTACTTTTAGCTGCCAAAATTCACAAGAAAATTTAATGCCTTTGAACGAGGGGTTGGTTTCACAGCCAAACTTTTATTGCAATAGTACTACTACAACAAATCCTACAGTTCCTGAACTTGAAGAGTACTCAGGATTCCAATCAGCAAACAACGGCTATCAGAATTTTAGCATTGACTCGGTTATTTCAACGCGTTTAATGAGCCCGGATCCATTGAATTCACCATCAACATATGTCAACAGCAGCAGTACTGAGGATGACAGGGAGTGCTACAGCAGCTTGTTGAAGTTTGAAATTCCAGAGAGTTTCGACATTGATGATTTCCTGTAA
- the LOC133669312 gene encoding protein THYLAKOID FORMATION1, chloroplastic isoform X1: MTAITSLSFSAVNQSSSERNTFVSSLASRNLSFEGFRIRSVFSCHYVGVKASNSTSRTAIHCMSTSTDVPPTVSETKSNFLKAYKRPIPSIYNTVLQELIVQQHLMRYKKTYLYDPVFGLGLVTVYDQLMEGYPSDEDREAIFQAYIKALKEDPEQYRIDAKKLEEWARAQTHSSLVDFSSKEGEIEGILKGIAERAASGNFSYSRFFAVGLFRLLELSNASEPTVLEKLCSALNINKRSVDRDLDVYRGLLSKLVQAKELLKEYVDREKKKQEERAESQKANEIVAKCLGDPQVVGQ; this comes from the exons ATGACTGCCATTACTAGCCTATCGTTCTCTGCTGTAAACCAATCTTCTAGTGAGCGAAACACTTTCGTGTCCTCTTTAGCGTCGCGTAATTTAAGTTTTGAAGGTTTTCGAATTCGGTCGGTTTTTTCGTGTCACTATGTTGGCGTTAAAGCTTCGAATTCGACTTCTCGTACGGCTATTCATTGCATGTCCACTTCCACTG ATGTACCACCAACGGTATCCGAGACAAAGTCCAATTTCTTAAAGGCGTATAAGAGACCGATCCCGAGTATCTATAATACTGTTTTGCAGGAGTTGATAGTACAACAACATTTGATGAGGTATAAGAAGACTTACCTTTATGATCCCGTGTTTGGTCTTGGTCTTGTTACTGTGTATGATCAACTCATGGAAGGGTATCCGAGTGACGAGGATCGAGAGGCCATTTTTCAGGCTTACATTAAAGCATTGAAGGAGGACCCGGAGCAATACAG AATTGATGCTAAAAAGCTGGAAGAATGGGCTCGGGCTCAGACTCATAGTTCATTGGTTGACTTTTCATCTAAGGAAGGAGAAATTGAGGGGATATTAAAGGGCATTGCAGAAAGAGCTGCGAGTGGGAATTTCAGCTACAGCCGTTTCTTTGCTGTTGGGTTATTTCGTCTTCTTGAGCTATCAAATGCAAGTGAACCAACAGTACTAGAAAAG CTTTGTTCGGCACTAAACATCAATAAAAGAAGTGTGGATCGGGACCTTGATGTATATCGAGGCCTTCTTTCTAAATTGGTTCAAGCGAAAGAGTTACTGAAGGAGTATGTAGATAG ggaaaagaagaaacaagaagAACGTGCAGAATCACAGAAGGCTAATGAGATTGTAGCAAAATGTTTGGGAGATCCCCAAGTTGTAGGACAGTAG